In Manis pentadactyla isolate mManPen7 chromosome 3, mManPen7.hap1, whole genome shotgun sequence, a single window of DNA contains:
- the KCNS2 gene encoding potassium voltage-gated channel subfamily S member 2 — protein MTGQSLWDVSEPNVEDGEIRINVGGFKRRLRSHTLLRFPETRLGRLLLCHSREAILELCDDYDDVQREFYFDRNPELFPYVLHFYHTGKLHVMAELCVFSFSQEIEYWGINEFFIDSCCSYSYHGRKVEPEQEKWDEQSEQESTTSSFDEILAFYNDASKFDGQPLGNFRRQLWLALDNPGYSVLSRVFSILSILVVLGSIITMCLNSLPDFQIPDSQGNPGEDPRFEIVEHFGIAWFTFELVARFAVAPDFLKFFKNALNLIDLMSIVPFYITLVVNLVVESTPTLANLGRVAQVLRLMRIFRILKLARHSTGLRSLGATLKYSYKEVGLLLLYLSVGISIFSVVAYTIEKEENEGLATIPACWWWATVSMTTVGYGDVVPGTTAGKLTASACILAGILVVVLPITLIFNKFSHFYRRQKQLESAMRSCDFGDGMKEVPSVNLRDYYAHKVKSLMASLTNMSRSSPSELSLNDSLH, from the coding sequence ATGACCGGCCAGAGCCTGTGGGACGTGTCCGAGCCCAACGTCGAGGATGGAGAGATCCGAATCAACGTCGGAGGCTTCAAGAGGCGGCTGCGCTCGCACACGCTGCTGCGCTTCCCCGAGACGCGCCTGGGCCGCCTGCTGCTCTGCCACTCGCGCGAGGCCATTCTAGAGCTCTGTGATGACTACGACGATGTCCAGCGAGAGTTCTACTTTGACCGCAACCCTGAGCTCTTTCCCTACGTGCTGCATTTCTACCACACCGGCAAGCTTCACGTCATGGCGGAGCTGTGCGTCTTCTCCTTCAGCCAGGAGATCGAGTACTGGGGCATCAACGAGTTCTTCATTGACTCCTGCTGCAGCTACAGCTACCACGGCCGCAAAGTGGAGCCCGAGCAGGAGAAGTGGGACGAGCAGAGCGAACAGGAGAGCACCACGTCCTCCTTCGATGAGATCCTGGCCTTCTACAACGACGCCTCCAAATTCGATGGGCAGCCCCTGGGCAACTTCCGCAGGCAGCTGTGGCTGGCGCTGGACAATCCCGGCTACTCTGTCTTGAGCAGGGTCTTCAGCATCCTGTCCATTCTGGTGGTGCTGGGGTCCATCATCACCATGTGTCTCAACAGTCTTCCAGACTTTCAAATCCCCGACAGCCAGGGCAACCCTGGCGAGGACCCCAGGTTTGAAATAGTGGAACACTTTGGCATCGCCTGGTTCACGTTTGAACTGGTGGCCAGGTTTGCTGTAGCCCCCGACTTCCTCAAGTTTTTCAAGAATGCCCTAAACCTTATCGACCTCATGTCCATTGTCCCCTTCTACATCACCTTAGTGGTGAACCTGGTGGTGGAGAGCACACCTACCTTGGCCAACTTGGGCAGGGTGGCCCAGGTCCTGAGGCTGATGCGGATTTTCCGCATCCTAAAGTTGGCCAGACACTCCACCGGCCTCCGCTCGCTGGGGGCTACCCTGAAATACAGCTACAAAGAAGTAGGGCTGCTCTTGCTCTACCTCTCCGTGGGGATTTCCATCTTCTCTGTAGTGGCCTACACCATCGAAAAGGAGGAGAATGAGGGCCTGGCCACCATCCCTGCCTGCTGGTGGTGGGCCACCGTCAGTATGACCACTGTGGGGTATGGGGATGTGGTCCCAGGGACCACGGCAGGGAAGCTGACTGCCTCTGCCTGCATCCTGGCAGGTATCCTCGTGGTGGTACTGCCCATCACCTTGATCTTCAATAAGTTCTCCCACTTTTATCGGCGCCAAAAGCAGCTTGAGAGTGCCATGCGCAGCTGTGACTTTGGAGATGGAATGAAGGAGGTCCCTTCCGTTAATTTAAGGGACTACTATGCCCATAAAGTTAAGTCCCTCATGGCAAGCCTGACAAACATGAGTAGGAGCTCACCAAGCGAACTAAGTTTAAATGATTCCCTGCATTAG